From the genome of Pseudomonas mohnii:
AGCGTGGTGTTCGTCGACGGCGGCATGGACGCCATGGTCCGCGCCTCGCGCTTCTAAAAGGAATACCCATGAACAAAGTGGCATTCATTACCGGCGCCAGCCGGGGTATTGGCCGCGAGGCGGCACTGGCGTTCGCCCGTGCCGGTTTCGACCTGGCGATCAGCGCCCGTACCCTTAACGAAGGCGAACACCATGAACACGCCCTGCGCGATGCCGACGGGGCGCCGCTGGCCGGCAGCCTCAACGGCACTGCCCAGGCGTTGCGCGAACTCGGATGCCGGGTTCTCGTGGTGCCGATGGACCTGCTCGACAGCGCTTCGGCGCTCGACGCCTGCGAGGCGGTACTGGCCGAGTACGGGCGCATCGACGTGCTGATCAACAACGCGATCTACCAGGGCAGTGACCTCAATGCCGGGTTCATGGACCTGCAGGCGCAAACCCTGGAGCGGATGTTCAAGGGCTACATCCTGACGCCGTTCCTGCTGACCCGGGCGGTGGCCGAACACATGGTGGCGCGCGGCGGCGGAGTGGTGATCAACGTCACCTCGGGCGCCGGCGAAAGCGACCCACCGGTGGCGGCGGGCAAGGGCGGCTGGGGTTATGCCTACGGTGCTGGCAAGGCAGCGGTGTCGCGGTTGTCCGGTGTGCTGGCCACGGAGTTGGGTGATCTTGGCGTCCGCGCCTACACCCTCAATCCAGGAGTAGTGACCACTGAAGCGCTCAAGGCCACCATCGGCGACAAGGGATTGATCGCGCTGCGCTCCGGCAGTGCGCCACCCCATGTCCCGGCGGCGGTCATGCTATGGCTGGCGACGTCCGAACAGGCACCGCAGTTTCAACGCCGTACGATTGCCGCGCAGCCGTTTGCGTTGGAGCATGGCATCGTCGCCGATTGGCGTTGATCCGTTGATGTGGTTATCCCGCAGGCGCCAGGCTTGCCAGCGAAGCGCGATAACGCGGCCGGACAGATACCCCCGGTCGCGGGCAATCCTCGCGCCTGCGGTCGTTGATCGTTCCCACGGTTGTGCGAACGATCAACGTCGGTGTCAGGCCTGCTTACGTTGACGCGCCAGGGTCATGGCAGTGTCTTCGATCATGTCTTCCTGGCCGCCGACCATCCCGCGGCGCCCCATCTCGACGAGGATTTCCCGCGCGGAAACGCCGTACTTCTTCTCGGCGCGCTTGGCGAACAGCAGGAACGAACCGTAGACCCCGGCGTAACCCATGGTCAGCGCGTCGCGGTCGCTGCGGATCGGGAAGTCCATGATCGGCACGACCAGATCTTCGGCGACGTCCTGAATACCAAACACACTGACCCCGGTGTCGATGCCCATGCGGTCGCACACCGCTACCAGCACTTCCATCGGCGTGTTGCCGGCCCCGGCACCGAGGCCTGCGCAGGCGGCGTCGATACGGTTGGCGCCAGCCGCAATCGCGGCGATGGAGTTGGACACGCCCATCGACAAGTTGTGGTGGCCATGAAAACCGATCTCGGTTTCAGGCTTCAAGGCAGCGCGCATTGCCGCCACGCGGGCGCTGACGTCGTGGGGCAGCAGGTAACCGGCCGAGTCGGTCAGGTAGATGCAGTTGGCGCCGTAGTTTTCCATCAGCAAGCCTTGCTTGACCAGGCCTTCGGGGCTGTTCATGTGGGCCATCATCAAGAAGCCGACGGTATCCATGCCCAGCCCCCGGGCGTGGGAAATATGCTGCTCGCTGACATCGGCTTCGGTGCAATGGGTGGCCACGCGAATGGTGTTGACCCCCAGCTCATGTGCCATGGTCAGGTGATCGACGGTGCCGATACCTGGCAACAGCAGCGCCGAGACCTTGGCGTTTTTCATCAGCGGAATCACTGCCGACAAATACTCTTCATCGGTGTGGGCCGGGAACCCGTAGTTCACCGAGCTGCCGCCCAGACCGTCGCCGTGGGTCACTTCGATCAGCGGCACGCCGGCCGCATCGAGGCCGCAGGCAATGTCCTTCATCTGTTGCAGACTGATCTGATGACGCTTGGGGTGCATGCCGTCGCGCAGGCACATGTCGTGAACGGTAATGCTTTTGCCGCGAAGATCCATGGTCGACTCCTTATGCGTGGGCGGGTTGGGCGGTGGCTTGCAGTACCAGCTCGCCCTTGAGGATTTCCTCGGCGAACATCTCGGCGGTGCGCGCCGCCGCAGCGGTCATGATGTCCAGGTTGCCGGCGTACTTGGGCAGGTAGTCGCCCAGGCCTTCGACTTCCATGAAGATCGACACGCGATTGCCGTCGAACACCGGGCCGTTGACCAGCTTGTAGCCGGGCACGTAGCGCTGCACCTGTTTGATCATCGCCTCGATGGCGGCGGTGATGGCCGGCTGGTCGGGTTCGCTGGCGGTCAGGCAATGCACGGTGTCGCGCATGATCAGTGGCGGCTCGGCAGGGTTGATGATGATGATCGCCTTGCCTTTCTTTGCGCCGCCGACCTTTTCCACCGCGCTGGCGGTGGTGCGGGTGAACTCATCGATGTTTTTCCGGGTGCCGGGGCCGACCGATTTGGAAGCGGCAGTGGCGATGATTTCCGCGTAGTCGACCGGCTGCACGCTGGACACTGCCGCCACCAGCGGAATGGTGGCCTGGCCACCACAGGTGACCATGTTGACGTTCATCACACCCCGCCCCAATTGGGCCTTGAGGTTGACGGGTGGCACGCAATAGGGGCCGATGGCCGCCGGGGTCAGGTCGATCATCAACACGCCCAGGGCATTGAGCTTGCGCGAGTTTTGCGCGTGCACATAGGCCGAGGTGGCGTCGAAGGCGATCTGGATCTGGTCTTCAATGACGTGTGGCAACAGGCCGTCAACGCCATCGGCGGTGGTTTTCAGTCCCAGCTCGCGAGCCCGCGCCAAACCTTCGGAAGTGGCGTCGATGCCGACCATCCATACCGGTTCCAGCACTTCGCTGCGCATCAGCTTGTACAGCAGGTCGGTGCCGATATTGCCCGGCCCGATCAGCGCGCATTTGATCTTTTTGCTCATGGTTTCTGGCTCCAGTGGAGGGAAGGGTGGTTCAAGGGACAAAGCGCAGGCTGGCTTCGCCCAACCCGCTCATGGTCAGGCTGATATGGTCTCCG
Proteins encoded in this window:
- a CDS encoding SDR family NAD(P)-dependent oxidoreductase, with amino-acid sequence MNKVAFITGASRGIGREAALAFARAGFDLAISARTLNEGEHHEHALRDADGAPLAGSLNGTAQALRELGCRVLVVPMDLLDSASALDACEAVLAEYGRIDVLINNAIYQGSDLNAGFMDLQAQTLERMFKGYILTPFLLTRAVAEHMVARGGGVVINVTSGAGESDPPVAAGKGGWGYAYGAGKAAVSRLSGVLATELGDLGVRAYTLNPGVVTTEALKATIGDKGLIALRSGSAPPHVPAAVMLWLATSEQAPQFQRRTIAAQPFALEHGIVADWR
- a CDS encoding acetaldehyde dehydrogenase (acetylating); the encoded protein is MSKKIKCALIGPGNIGTDLLYKLMRSEVLEPVWMVGIDATSEGLARARELGLKTTADGVDGLLPHVIEDQIQIAFDATSAYVHAQNSRKLNALGVLMIDLTPAAIGPYCVPPVNLKAQLGRGVMNVNMVTCGGQATIPLVAAVSSVQPVDYAEIIATAASKSVGPGTRKNIDEFTRTTASAVEKVGGAKKGKAIIIINPAEPPLIMRDTVHCLTASEPDQPAITAAIEAMIKQVQRYVPGYKLVNGPVFDGNRVSIFMEVEGLGDYLPKYAGNLDIMTAAAARTAEMFAEEILKGELVLQATAQPAHA
- the dmpG gene encoding 4-hydroxy-2-oxovalerate aldolase — translated: MDLRGKSITVHDMCLRDGMHPKRHQISLQQMKDIACGLDAAGVPLIEVTHGDGLGGSSVNYGFPAHTDEEYLSAVIPLMKNAKVSALLLPGIGTVDHLTMAHELGVNTIRVATHCTEADVSEQHISHARGLGMDTVGFLMMAHMNSPEGLVKQGLLMENYGANCIYLTDSAGYLLPHDVSARVAAMRAALKPETEIGFHGHHNLSMGVSNSIAAIAAGANRIDAACAGLGAGAGNTPMEVLVAVCDRMGIDTGVSVFGIQDVAEDLVVPIMDFPIRSDRDALTMGYAGVYGSFLLFAKRAEKKYGVSAREILVEMGRRGMVGGQEDMIEDTAMTLARQRKQA